One Triticum dicoccoides isolate Atlit2015 ecotype Zavitan chromosome 5B, WEW_v2.0, whole genome shotgun sequence genomic window carries:
- the LOC119308030 gene encoding fructose-bisphosphate aldolase, chloroplastic-like yields MASATLLKSSFLPKKAEWGVARQVAAPRVSMVVRAGAYDDELVKTAKTIASPGRGILAMDESNATCGKRLDSIGLENTEANRQAFRTLLVSVPGLGNHISGAILFEETLYQSTVDGKKIVDILVEQGIVPGIKVDKGLVPLTGSNDESWCQGLDGLASREAAYYQQGARFAKWRTVVSIPNGPSELAVKEAAWGLARYAAISQDNGLVPIVEPEILLDGEHGIERTFEVAQKVWAETFYQMAQNNVMFEGILLKPSMVTPGAECKDRATPEQVADYTLKLLSRRVPPAVPGIMFLSGGQSEVEATLNLNAMNQGPNPWHVSFSYARALQNTCLKTWGGRPENVKAAQEALLLRAKANSLAQLGKYTSDGEAAEAKEGMFVKNYSY; encoded by the exons aTGGCATCTGCTACTCTCCTCAAGTCCTCCTTCCTCCCCAAGAAGGCCGAATGGGGCGTCGCGCGCCAGGTCGCCGCCCCGAGGGTGTCCATGGTCGTCCGCGCCGGCGCCTACGACGATGAGCTCGTCAAGACCGCG AAAACCATCGCGTCGCCGGGGCGCGGCATCCTGGCCATGGACGAGTCCAACGCCACCTGCGGGAAGCGCCTCGACTCGATCGGCCTGGAGAACACAGAGGCGAACCGGCAGGCGTTCCGCACGCTGCTGGTCTCCGTCCCTGGCCTCGGCAACCACATCTCCGGCGCCATCCTCTTCGAGGAGACGCTCTACCAGTCCACCGTCGACGGCAAGAAGATCGTCGACATCCTGGTGGAGCAGGGCATCGTGCCCGGGATCAAGGTGGACAAGGGCCTGGTGCCGCTCACCGGCTCCAATGACGAGTCTTGGTGCCAGGGCCTCGACGGCCTCGCCTCCCGGGAGGCCGCCTACTACCAGCAGGGCGCCCGCTTCGCCAAGTGGCGCACCGTGGTCAGCATCCCCAACGGCCCCTCCGAGCTGGCCGTCAAGGAGGCCGCCTGGGGCCTCGCCCGCTACGCCGCCATCTCGCAGGACAACGGTCTGGTGCCCATCGTGGAGCCGGAGATCCTGCTGGACGGGGAGCACGGCATCGAGCGCACCTTCGAGGTGGCGCAGAAGGTGTGGGCCGAGACCTTCTACCAGATGGCCCAGAACAACGTCATGTTCGAGGGCATCCTGCTCAAACCCAGCATGGTCACCCCCGGCGCCGAGTGCAAGGACAGGGCCACGCCGGAGCAGGTCGCCGACTACACCCTCAAGCTCCTCAGCCGCCGCGTGCCGCCCGCCGTCCCCGGCATCATGTTCCTCTCGGGAGGGCAGTCCGAGGTGGAGGCCACGCTCAACCTCAATGCCATGAACCAGGGGCCCAACCCGTGGCACGTCTCCTTCTCCTACGCCCGGGCGCTGCAGAACACGTGCCTCAAGACGTGGGGCGGCCGGCCGGAGAACGTCAAGGCGGCGCAGGAGGCGCTGCTGCTGCGTGCCAAGGCCAACTCGCTCGCGCAGCTCGGAAAGTACACCAGCGACGGCGAAGCCGCCGAGGCCAAGGAGGGCATGTTCGTCAAGAACTACAGCTACTAA